A window of Osmerus mordax isolate fOsmMor3 chromosome 11, fOsmMor3.pri, whole genome shotgun sequence genomic DNA:
AGTAAATgtaactgtttttttttcatactgCATCAAATTTGTAGGTGAAATGGTAGACTTTGGCCCTCATGAAGCACGCTGCCTCAACAGACTTGTATTTGCAGCTCACATTCACAGACAAGGCCCGTGTCTCCCTCATGTGTCTGGATGGTGGCGCCAGCTAAATTGATCCCTTATTATCCCCAAATTGATCTCCAAATACAAGGCATTTGAACACAGTGTTCTTATTAGATCATAGGTGTAGGTTGAATTAAATGTTGTAGAACTACCTTAATCCATGGGCATTTTCGGTTGCTCAGTAAGAAATATTGCTATATTTGGATTGGGCTATGTGAAACTAATATTTTCTCAAAATATATAGTGGTTTATCCTCTTATCCACTTTATGTCTGACATTTCAGTCATAATGGTCCCTATGGTTGAATGTTTCTTTAATTTTGTGTATGTTATATAAGGTACAATGTTTGCAACAATGGGTGGAAGAGGCAAAAGGCCTATGCAGTTTGCAAATGTTCTGCCTTAACAGTTAATATTCAGTTAACAGCaaatctcccttcctctcccttctaaTTTGTACAGTAAGACACATTCCAACAACACAGGCTATATGCATGGCAATTTACAGAATCTCCATCACCCAATCCTTTTGAGGAAAGGGGCACGTGTCCTTGAACTTAATTACTATCCAGCGCATGCGCTCCTAAACCAAGTGGTGATCTGGCTTATGTAAGCCACACCCCTACTTAAGCTCAGTAAGTCACTTTACCTTGTGGTCAATGAACTGGAAACCCCAAGCACTGCAGCCATGTGTCAGATCTAACATTGCACAATATTAGCTTATCATTTACTTGTATTTGGCATAGAATGGATTTAGATGATGTGCGGCATGTCAGAACCTTACAGTTTTTACATGAGGTGAGcttaaaatacaaagaaaatagTGGGCATGGGAACCCAAATTCACATGTCCAGAGATTTTGTCTCTCCCAAACACCAACTCTtaacatacagtaggctagatAGCATGAAACTCTACCACAGAAAATAAAAAGTATTACTAAATACAAAGGCAACTCATTTATATCAGCGGCCAGGTTTCATGCTTGTCTTTGACTGAGTTACCCGAGTTATGAAGCTCAGGTACCCATTTCCATTGCTTCTCTagtgaatataaaaacacaagacTACTAACACTTGCTACCAGGCAACATCATTGCCCCCATTACCTCACACGTCTACAAACTACAATAGAACACATTAAATCAGTATTTGTATTTCTGTACTTGAATTATTTCAATGATAATTGAAATTTGCCATTGACAAATGAAAGACTAAACATCTCTGACTGCATCTTGAAAATCCCCTCAGATCTCAGTCGAGAAACCACTGTACAGAGAATGGGGACATCTGTTTTTCGGTTTTGTTATGATTAGGAGTAAAGAAAATTGGAGGGACAAAATTTGAATGGAAGCAAACATGTGCagatggggagtcagatggctgagcggtgagggagttgggctagtaatctgaaggttgccagttcgattcccggtttgccaactgacattgtgtccttgggcaagtcacttcaccctacttgccttgggggaatgtccctgtacttactgtaagtcgctctggataacagcgtctgctaaatgtaaatgtaaaatgtgtgcaAATGTCACTTGTGCATATGGCCTAAAATGAAGCAGCTGATTCTGTGTTGCTGCAAGGAATTATGTAGCAAAGAAGTCTGTGCCTAAAGTAGTCTCTTTCAAATAATTCTATAATGAGTGTAATACGTTGACACATTACACCATCACAGAAATTAAAATGTAATGCAAATAATATTGAAAGACATATCACCACCTAACCTAGGTAAAAAGCAAGCATCTCAAGACTGCAACTGACCATTGGGTGTTCCGGTGTACGGGGCCTTCTTGCTAATATAGCTAGCTAAGTTAGTTCAAGACAGCTAGTAGTAAGGCTTCCCTGCCTCAGCTAGCCTAACAAGCTAGTTATCAAACGTATGTAGCTATGACCATATCAAGTTTTAGGCCTACATTTCAGAAACATTGAACCTGACACCACCGTAGCTTACACTGAGCCACTAGTTTACGAACTACTGACGTCACAGCTAGTACTAGTAGCTAGTATGTCGTGTCTACGACGTTGATATTAAGGCTAGGCTTTAGTACATTAGCTGTCTGTATTGCACTTACAACTAATTGAAGTAGCTAAAATATGAAATTGTTTAATTGACATGCAAAGCAGTGTTTCACCCCGATCAAATAGTCGTATGATCACTTCCAGAGATAATGACACGCCACACAAGACACCTTGCAAACCTTGCCAGCTGGCTGTCTGCGAGCAACGCAGTCTAACTAGCGTTCATGCAATGTATGTGAATTTGagaaaacagaaacaaacaaactgtaGTTAAATATAACTAGCATGAATTAAAACATCAACCTTGCTCGTTAGCTTAGCAGTTGATATAAGCCGGAGTATACATTGTTATCTCGAGACGTCCCCatttaactagctagctagaaatAGCCGTATAGACTTGCGTAACAATAACATCACAACTCACCAAATTCGCAGTTAGCTTGCTTGGCTGTCTCCAAACTTATCAACGTATTAAATGTTCTTATGCGACTAAGATAACTATACCTAGATCCCTAACTTACTTCAGCATCAACTGAAATGGTTAGCTATGCAGCGTTCACGTAAgaaagctagctactgtagcctagCTTAGTCGGGCTCAAAATGAAACGTCATACGCTGGCTAGCCGTAAGACGTGGAAATGTGACATGATGTATGAAGCTAGCTAAATGGCTATGTGCCTATTCACTAGCTGGTACCTGTAATTAAACACTGAGTTTAGCAAGTGTGTATGAAATAGGATATCCCATTCgaaatgtttgtaatgttagcAAATTTCCCGCTGTCAAGCCTGTGTGCAGTGTACACACAATTTTATACAAGGGGATTTGGGAAGTTGTAGAAACGCCAGTTTCAGCCACGCGTGCGCTCAAGATATTTCTCCCTGTCTTACGTAGTGTACTCCCGTTTTACCTAAAGACGTAGAGAAACAATTTAAAAGCAACTGGACTCAGTATTTATTTGTAACTATTCCTGTATTGGACTCCTTAGTAACCTTTGCGTTTCTACCTGTTAACGACTAGTTAGGCTACTACAAGAATTTGTGATACCCTAAATCAAAAGTTTCACTGTaagaataatatataataaGAGTCGAATTGTTTTTCTAGCAATTATGAACACTTAACTCGCGGACTACTTAAAACAAAAACCACTAGGCCTACCTGTAATATGATAATAGCTAGTATTGTGTAACGACTCATCCTAGCCTCTATAATGACAAGAGTCCAACCcgaaatagttttttttgttttttctttgtttttgtgtgtgagtgtgtgtgttgggggtggggggggggggggggggggggtagacctgAGTAGGGCACCCTTTTGTGCTCATTTTTACAGCCTTTGAAAAAACACGTGTCTAATTTACTTCACCTCTAGATGGTGGTCGTGGGGTTTTAAACTGAGATGAGATAACAAAATTGCGATGCTTTAATATAAAGCGTAATCCCCCAACGTTGTTTCCTTGTTGCGCCATAGATTACAGGCAGTGTAGTTGAGACCACAGAGCAGTGTGCGAAGGAGGTCGGGgtggtcgatacatttatatgtcgttcttacctgtaatcgtaaatatgaCAATATATTTACCATATTAATTCAATAACAGTttggcgatacacagaaatgttgacttaaaggcagggaatatcacacacagtattacactgactgccatAGTCAAAATTCAACCGCGTCGTGAGAAAGTGCAAGAAAGGCAAGTTAGGTCGCTAATACCCCCCAAAAATTACTAATATAATTTAGATCTATAATATTTCTGTCACGATTGTAATTGTAATGGCAATTCGCTGTAGAATATTCACAACaatgttaatgatagaaacATGGTTAACCACCATGGTGGGACTGGTTAGGTTGGGGGGCACTGAGTTGACatccccgattgtcattgtataattcgcacactgccACAGAGTCCACAACAATGCAGATCACCACATTTCTTCTTCATTTGTTGATCAAGCATCAACCCTGTCATAAACTGATTTTCATTTAAGATGCATAATTACAGAAAATCCACAGTTAAACTGTGTATTTTAGTAATGTTCAATATTTAGAGTTCAAGGTCTATTGAATTTTTTTTCTAAtctttaatttgtaattttttcAGAGGTCATATTTGGTAAAACCCAGGTTTCCACAAACAAAGTAAAAAcactaacacaacacacatctgTATAAAAACCAAATGTCATCTCATTTAGTACAGTAAAAAAATGTGATAACATGTTATAATGACCTTGTGAACAAATTCCTCTCAAACTTTGATACATGTGGTGAATTAAAACACAGCATTGCATTAAGTATCATGTTCTTGTAGCTGAATCCTTCTCGTATAGTTTGGTATTTCAGTTTCCTTTTCAGAAGTTTGTTTCAGAACAAACTGTCTGAAGTTTTCCCCTGCAAAAAAGTAGATAAGTGGATCAAGGCAGCTATTCCCAGCAGCAAGACAGAGCGTGATGACAGCTGCTTTGCGTACACGTTCCGTGTATGTGCAGGACTCTCCATAACCATTATTAGATATATCTTGTTCAGAGTCCAGGAAGAGAGTGCGAACAACATGGTATGGCAAAAAACAGGTCAGGAAAATGCAGAGGACTGTGATAACTAGGGCAATTGACTTTTTAAACCTAGGTCTTTCTGTTCCTTGCCTGTGCCTAATTCTAACAAGTTTACAGACCACAAATAAATTACAGATGCAGATTACTGTGAAAGGTAAAATGATTCCAAAGAACATGGTAACATAATTAGCAATGATTAATGTGAATAATTGGTCTGCATTATAATCTGGATTCAGCTCCAGACACTTGGTTTCACCAGATGCAGCTTTGGTAGTCCCTGCTTTAAGCATAGGAATTGACACAACGGACACTAACACCCATATCAACAAGCATACTATCCAGGCACTCCGGCTGGTCTTAAGCATCGCAAATGTGTATGGTTTGGTGATAGCCAAAAAGCGAACCACACTTAATACCATCAGGAAGTAAATGCTGCTGTACatgttgacataaaataagaaagACATGATTCTGCAGAGAGTATCTCCAAAGACCCAGTTGGAATGCATCAGATAGTATGCGGCCCTCAATGGCAGGGAGCACACCAACATTAGGTCAGACAGTACAAGATTCAACATAAACAAGTTGACAGGACCAAACTTCCGGTTAGTCTTCCACACAGTCAGAAAAAACCACAGGGAGATGAGGTTAAAGATCAGTCCCAATATAAAGATGACCAAGTAGGTTGCTGGGTAGACATTGTATTTGAAGATGCTGATAGAGCAATTATTGTTCCTGGACTGATTCATGACGAGTCTCTTCTGAAATATTAAGGGAGAAGATATCTAATATGAGAAACTTGAGAAGTTTATGAAACATTTGTTATGCTAAAGATTTGTTTACCAGTAATTGCATTCTGACAGTAGACTAGTTATGCAGAGAACCTTGCAAAACTGTTTCAAATTATTGATCCAAACATTATTTTTTGGGGTTAAAGTAGCAAATGAGGAAAATCAATTCAGTTAACTACCTTtggtttaaacacacacacacaaaaaatattatttttttccaagttaaataaaataatgtaGGCCAATTCGTACAATAATAAtagttgaataataataataataaagtacCTGGGCTTTTACATAGTTGCCTAAATTGAGCTTCTAAGACTTAATCGGACTTGAAACAAAGCTAAAAGAAGCTCCAATAACACCCATATAACATATGGCGTGTTGTGCATTTCATGGTAACATAAGaaaggttgttgttttttacaaCAAGAAATGTGAAAATCCTACCTTAATTTAACAAATTCCTTGACAATCAGTACATGCATTGATTCTTCAccagaacaagtgtgtgtgtcccatagATATTTCACATTTAatggaggatggtggtgcttgCTAGGCGAATTCAGTATGGTAGTCCCTCCCAGATGTTCTGAGATCAAGTTTAGGCTACCTTTAAAGGTAATGAATGCTTGGCAGCACAATATTAAACTCTGAGGTTCACTAAAGTCTAGTAAAGTATTACGGTATGTAAACTACCAACTTGTATCCACACTTAAGAGTTTGTTAGTTTAATTCTATTCCACAAGCTTCATTGGATGCACGTACGTAGATTTAGGGAGTAATGGGGCGTTGGCTGCTGGAAGAGCTTCACCCTGGGTTAGCCAAGGAATTATTTATTCGGTAATCAACTCGTACAGTCTGGTATGTCAGCAACCTAGCTGGCCTAGCTAGCGTGGGTCAGAGCCATTGGCGTAGCTAGCTATCCGCATTCTCTGAGAGGATGGCTACTGTAGGACGTTGTCGCCTCCATTCTTAAGAAAATTATTACTATTTTGATTCAGATCATTGTGATCACCTGATTTGATATGTTAAGGAATTGTTGTCAGTCACATCCGCAACGGCATCGTTCACGATAAACATTTACAGGTAGCTAGCATCTACTAGCAGACATGCACTCTAATAATCTAACTAGGTTATCTAAACAAGTCTATTCATTTAATAGTGCTTTTGTACTTTTGCGTCTTTATTTAACAGGCCGGTATGCTGGACGTGGGGAAGTGGCCAGTGTTTGCACTCCTGCCTCCTGAAGAACTTCGTCTCATTCGCCAGGCTTGTGTTTTTGGTAGTGCTGCAAATGAAGCGCTATATGTAACTGTTAATGATGAGGTAGGATCAAGGGGCAGTGGTCATTCATTGTCTATATAATACACTATTTATGTAAGCAACGGTATAGATCGTAATGTTATCATATTTGTGTATAACTTGGGGATAGGGAGGTTGATAACGTTTCTAATAGTTTCAACCCCGCCACCGAGTGGTTCACACAGTTATACAAACACTGGGATAAGCAGATAGAATGAGGCTATATTTAGGTGTGTAATGCCTGTGCAAGCTTTGTTTTTATCCATGACGAGACTCCGTGCATGTCTAGGGTCTTACAATCAATAAGCTTTACGTTTTAATTTTTTTCATGTTTTACATGTGTTAAACACATCCTTACTTTTATCTATAGCCTACATCTTCACTTTACATGTGTTTAACTTTTAGATACACAAGCCTTGCTTTGAAACATGATAATGCTGTATTGTTCTGTTTCTGTTTTAAACGAGTACAATGCTACAATGCTCCTAAATAGTACTGCTCAGGGAACATTTACCAGAGATGCTAATTAACTTATTATTGTCACGTCTGTCAGATTCTATTATTGTCTTCTATTTACAGGTATTTGCTCTGGGCACCAACTGCAGTGGCTGTTTGGGACTTGGAGACCTGCAGAGTACTATTGAACCTCGTAGGATTGACATCCTCTGTGGAAAGAAGATTGTTTCATTAAGCTATGGCACGGGACCACATTTGGTTATCGCCACAGCTGGTAAATCCAGACAATTTAAGGTTGAAGGATTATTTGCACATTTGACAGTTATCAGTATGTGTACATGAGGTGCTAGTTTGCCTGCTGATCCCTAGATGGAGAGGTTTATGCTTGGGGACATAATGGCTACAGCCAACTGGGAAATGGGACCACCAACCATGGACTAACCCCAGCTCTGGTCTCCACTAACCTGCTCAGCAAAAGAGTGACTGAGGTCGCCTGTGGCTCCCACCATACCATTGCTCTCACCACTGAGGGGGAGGTAGGCTGGTTGTTTGACAAAATATTTCCAAGTACCATGTAATTATTTAACCAACATGTGTATCTCGTAATGAGAAGCGAAGCTGATAAGCACAAAGGAGCATTCATATCTTCTCCACAGCATTAGATAGCTGGATCAAAGAAAAAACATCAGGAAACAAAGTTAGTTTTATGTTGTTTTAGTCAGTGTTTCTGTAAAACCCAGGTGTTTGCATGGGGGTACAACAACTCTGGCCAAGTTGGCTCGGGCTCCACAGCCAACCAGCCTACTCCAAGACGGGTCAGCAGCTGTCTGCAGAACAAAGTGGTTGTCAACATAGCCTGTGGCCAACTCTGCTCCATGGCTGTGCTGGACAATGGGGAGGTATGCTTTTTCAGTGCATTTGGAAAGAATTTAGACCCCTACCTTTTACCTTTACCACATTTAATGTTACAGATGTTTTTTCTCAAATGTATTACAATTAGGCACTATAAAATTGTGTTTAGTCTTTTTATGTCATTATTTATTTAAGCATTTTTGCTTTAcggttgtattttttttaattgtccCTAATACTATTGCAGAGTACTCTATAATAAAGTAAGTGTCTAAAGCTGTCCTTATGATATGTCTTACCGGTTTAA
This region includes:
- the cysltr2b gene encoding cysteinyl leukotriene receptor 2, with amino-acid sequence MNQSRNNNCSISIFKYNVYPATYLVIFILGLIFNLISLWFFLTVWKTNRKFGPVNLFMLNLVLSDLMLVCSLPLRAAYYLMHSNWVFGDTLCRIMSFLFYVNMYSSIYFLMVLSVVRFLAITKPYTFAMLKTSRSAWIVCLLIWVLVSVVSIPMLKAGTTKAASGETKCLELNPDYNADQLFTLIIANYVTMFFGIILPFTVICICNLFVVCKLVRIRHRQGTERPRFKKSIALVITVLCIFLTCFLPYHVVRTLFLDSEQDISNNGYGESCTYTERVRKAAVITLCLAAGNSCLDPLIYFFAGENFRQFVLKQTSEKETEIPNYTRRIQLQEHDT